The Antedon mediterranea chromosome 11, ecAntMedi1.1, whole genome shotgun sequence genome window below encodes:
- the LOC140062634 gene encoding uncharacterized protein: MREESDGNETDISDSDNENEIRPVHIGKFSKRKPPQQLDVGAMVATALRRYPTEWPQIGKIFSINNNEVEVVWYTGTYTSRFVLCEKDGQEWREIISKEEVISIFNLTPTSRLPTNVIVKLKELRDDFLNES, from the exons ATGAGGGAGGAATCTGATGGAAACGAGACAGACATTAGTGACTCggataatgaaaatgaaataagacCG GTACACATTGGTAAATTTTCGAAGCGTAAGCCACCACAGCAACTCGATGTTGGTGCTATGGTAGCAACAGCTTTAAGGAGATATCCCACAGAATGGCCTCAGATAGGCAAAATATTCAGCATAAATAACAATGAGGTAGAAGTAGTGTGGTACACTGGAACGTATACTTCCCGGTTTGTTCTGTGTGAAAAAGATGGACAAGAATGGCGAGAAATAATATCGAAGGAGGAGGTGataagtatatttaatttaacaccAACTAGTAGATTGCCTaccaatgttattgttaaattaaaagaattaaGAGATGACTTTTTAAATGAAAGTTAA
- the LOC140061971 gene encoding uncharacterized protein, whose product MMKREKHLRKQNIERRKYYKHMQKARQNPNKYLSIIIDGMDQSKTDLPSFACESKETSKMWKLATHVTGVLVHGRHGHCFIDLKQFPHDSNLTCNIILTVLSEIQPLPPVLYLQLDNSGKDNKNRFVFALCALLVELKIFRKIKIGFLMVGHTHEDIDQLFSCVAKYLNKYRASTLDHLRSAVENSYKKLPITSSIISYLHDIKNWLVPYMQDIRYHSKPHQFKFVLAQTGKCIMSYKNWSTDCTWCECAREMDTLPYLLKESPADIPVLCTPDFSNADIPKLKKSLCE is encoded by the exons ATGATGAAGAGAGAGAAGCATTTACGAAAACAAAA tATTGAACGTCGAAAGTACTATAAACATATGCAGAAAGCAAGACAGAATCCCAACAAGTATTTGTCAATAATTATCGATGGAATGGACCAAAGCAAGACTGATTTACCATCTTTTGCTTGCGAATCAAAAGAAACGTCGAAGATGTGGAAACTAGCCACACATGTAACTGGTGTTCTGGTACATGGGCGACATGGGCACTGCTTCATTGACCTAAAGCAGTTTCCACATGACTCAAACCTAACCTGCAACATTATACTGACGGTGCTGTCAGAGATACAACCTCTACCACCAGTCTTATATCTGCAGTTGGACAATAGCGGAAAGGATAATAAAAACAGATTTGTTTTTGCCCTATGTGCTCTTCTTGTAGAGTTAAAGATTTTTCGAAAG ATAAAGATTGGGTTTTTAATGGTGGGTCACACTCACGAGGATATTGACCAATTATTTTCATGTGTGGCCAAATACCTGAACAAATATAGAGCATCTACACTTGATCATCTTCGAAGTGCTGTTGAAAACTCGTACAAAAAGTTGCCGATTACATCAAGTATCATTTCCTATCTGCATGACATTAAGAACTGGTTAGTACCATACATGCAAGACATACGTTACCACAGCAAACCACACCAGTTTAAGTTTGTTTTGGCTCAAACCGGAAAATGCATCATGTCCTATAAGAACTGGTCAACGGATTGTACTTGGTGTGAATGTGCAAGAGAAATGGACACACTTCCATATTTGCTCAAGGAAAGCCCTGCTGATATACCAGTGTTGTGTACTCCTGATTTTAGTAATGCAGATATACCAAAGTTAAAAAAAAGTCTTTGCGAATAG
- the LOC140061972 gene encoding uncharacterized protein — translation MISDSELMLQYSSEDDAYFYDNNIMNITFSDDGTTEHPVPTAEQSVCQVTTTHSTAYPTERMLYYSSSEDDEVGLIVRGNGSIQSINNGCSAVDDTEGSPTGISTTEVPPAAKRKAWEVSTTDVDTSDDDIPTESADSVCLVTTTKVPPAAERKAWEVSTTDVDTSDVDTSDDDISAACKRNTGGLETVETNYLNSSGSSDDEIKISNHTSKRSGKFDMSLIFKTTFIK, via the exons ATGATAAGCGACTCTGAGCTAATGCTTCAATACTCAAGCGAAGACGATGCATATTTCTACGATAATAACATTATGAATATCACATTTTCTGATGATGGCACGACAGAACACCCTGTTCCAACTGCTGAGC AATCTGTTTGTCAAGTAACAACAACACACAGCACTGCTTATCCAACTGAGCGTATGCTTTACTATTCTTCAAGTGAAGAtgatgaagtaggcctaattgtacgTGGGAACGgttcaattcaatcaatcaataatggATGTTCTGCTGTTGATGACACAGAAGGGTCACCTACTGGGATTTCGACTACCGAAGTTCCTCCAGCAGCAAAGAGAAAAGCATGGGAGGTTTCTACAACAGATGTCGATACTTCTGATGATGACATACCGACAGAGTCAGCAG ACTCTGTTTGTCTAGTAACAACTACCAAAGTTCCTCCAGCAGCAGAGAGAAAAGCATGGGAGGTTTCTACAACAGATGTCGATACTTCCGATGTCGATACTTCCGATGATGACATATCAGCAG cctGCAAGAGAAATACAGGAGGCCTAGAGACTGTAGAAACTAATTACCTTAATTCATCTGGATCAAGTGATGATGAGATTAAAATCTCTAATCACACAAGTAAGCGTAGTGGTAAGTTTGATAtgtcattaatttttaaaactacttttaTTAAATAG